A section of the Phaseolus vulgaris cultivar G19833 chromosome 8, P. vulgaris v2.0, whole genome shotgun sequence genome encodes:
- the LOC137826831 gene encoding glycolipid transfer protein 1-like isoform X1, translating to MHFISSLFVHGLCIFLSFFKQIKSKFSFFLKISNWVFQTLPFSQLSFSFWQSSKMEGTVFAPALKELEHVKSEQGEILSKSFLEACKHILPVIDKFGAAMALVKSDIGGNITRLETMYSSNPSRFNYLYSLVQVEIETKTAKSSSSCTNGLLWLTRAMDFLVALFRNLIEHEDWTMSQACTDSYNKTLKKWHGWLASSSFSVVMKLAPGRKKFMEVIGGTGDINADIDKFCTSFSPLLEENHKFLARLGLDDMKAS from the exons ATGCATTTCATCTCTTCTCTATTTGTTCATGGATTATGCATCTTCCTTTCTTTcttcaaacaaatcaaatctaaattttctttctttttgaaaATTAGCAACTGGGTATTCCAAACTCTTCCTTTTTCTCAACTCAGTTTCAGTTTCTGG CAAAGCTCAAAAATGGAGGGGACTGTTTTCGCTCCTGCACTGAAAGAACTTGAGCATGTAAAGTCTGAGCAAGGAGAAATTCTGAGCAAGTCTTTCTTGGAAGCGTGCAAGCACATATTGCCAGTAATAG ATAAGTTTGGAGCTGCTATGGCCCTTGTTAAATCTGACATAGGTGGCAACATAACG AGATTGGAAACTATGTATTCCTCCAATCCATCCAGATTCAACTACCTGTACAGTTTGGTACAGGTGGAGATTGAAACTAAAACTGCTAAATCATCATCTAGTTGCACCAATGGCCTTCTTTGGCTGACAAG AGCAATGGATTTCTTGGTGGCTTTGTTTCGAAACTTAATTGAGCATGAAGATTGGACAATGTCCCAAGCTTGTACAGATTCCTATAACAAGACTCTGAAGAAGTGGCATGGCTGGCTTGCTAGTTCAAGCTTCAGT GTTGTCATGAAGCTTGCTCCTGGTAGGAAGAAGTTCATGGAGGTGATAGGAGGCACCGGCGATATCAATGCTGACATTGATAAATTTTGTACATCCTTTTCTCCTCTACTTGAAGAAAATCACAAGTTTCTG GCTCGTCTTGGCTTGGATGACATGAAAGCATCATAA
- the LOC137825822 gene encoding uncharacterized protein codes for MSLRNFNPLEQKSLCRVVGFISSVIGLICYAFSSSFNHLFGEWNFLKIILYTMVSFSISSIVLFLKKWKRSRCFSLKVHAGVLVLLLTSFYSFVSDKSANGKPNGLSLISCGAFALMSLCLSRQINLGFGADLLNFFLGCLTVQLMEINLMLFIVAAILCYCFMILRSKESESEIETVPMEDHVTIELGTADGGEREADDNNGFGYQQIPLLRMEGDGYNWKKYEDKVGKGNENRVSYYRCTHPNCYAKKKVDRTIDGKIVEIHYQGNHAHPKPLNNMKRNSSSEYLYSLLTSDSDTTDLPDQSFASQSNEQLDYDVQFWRTHQYPHDI; via the coding sequence ATGTCTCTCCGAAATTTCAATCCTCTAGAACAGAAAAGTCTATGCAGAGTTGTGGGGTTTATCTCCAGTGTGATTGGACTTATCTGTTATGCGTTTAGTTCCTCTTTCAACCATCTATTTGGAGAGTGGAACTTCTTGAAGATCATCCTTTACACCATGGTAAGCTTCTCTATCAGCAGCATCGTGTTATTTCTGAAGAAATGGAAACGTTCCAGGTGTTTCTCGCTGAAAGTTCACGCGGGTGTTCTGGTTTTGTTGCTCACTTCTTTCTACTCTTTCGTATCTGATAAATCTGCGAATGGAAAACCAAACGGATTAAGTTTGATTTCGTGTGGAGCCTTTGCTTTGATGTCTTTGTGTCTTTCAAGGCAGATCAACCTGGGGTTTGGAGCAGATCTCCTCAATTTCTTCCTTGGATGCTTAACTGTTCAACTTATGGAGATCAATTTGATGCTCTTTATTGTTGCAGCCATCTTGTGCTATTGTTTCATGATTCTTCGTTCTAAAGAGTCTGAGTCAGAGATTGAAACAGTACCAATGGAAGACCACGTAACCATAGAACTTGGTACTGCAGATGGTGGAGAAAGAGAAGCCGATGACAACAATGGCTTCGGCTACCAACAAATTCCATTGTTAAGAATGGAAGGAGATGGGTACAATTGGAAAAAATATGAAGATAAAGTTGGGAAAGGAAATGAAAATCGAGTAAGTTACTATAGATGCACACACCCCAATTGTTATGCGAAGAAAAAAGTTGATAGAACTATAGATGGGAAAATTGTTGAGATACATTACCAGGGTAACCATGCACACCCCAAGCCTCTGAATAACATGAAGAGGAACTCTTCATCTGAATATTTATATTCACTGCTAACTTCAGACTCTGACACCACAGACTTGCCAGATCAATCATTTGCCTCCCAGAGCAACGAACAACTGGATTATGATGTGCAGTT
- the LOC137825821 gene encoding uncharacterized protein: protein MFLFQNMETKVIKFLHTRSFLQPETQHYNKRFPTLPTIDYAKSLDIVPISVLLHLRSFPASFNFSKSTTKPKALSCRNQVMSLRNFNPLEQKSLCRVVGFISSVIGLICYAFSSSFNHLFGEWNFLKIILYTMVSFSISGIMLFLKKWKRSGRFSPKVHAGVLVLLLTSFYSFVYDKSVNGKPNGLSLISCGAFALMSLCLSRQIDLGFEADLLNFFLGSLTVQLMEINLMLFIVAAILCYCFMILRSKESESEIGTVPMEDHVTIELGTAYGGERGADDQQIPLLRMVGEGYNWKKCEDKTGKGNENQVSYYKCTHPNCYVNKKVVRTIDGKIVEIHYQGNHAHCKRLNNMKRNSSSEYLYSLLTSDSVTTESFASQSNQQLDYDVHFRRTHQYPHEI from the coding sequence ATGTTCTTATTTCAAAATATGGAAACAAAAGTCATAAAGTTTCTGCATACCAGGAGCTTCCTGCAACCAGAAACGCAACACTATAATAAACGCTTCCCAACTCTTCCTACCATTGACTATGCCAAATCTCTTGACATTGTACCAATTTCTGTTCTGCTCCATCTCAGATCCTTCCCTGCCTCTTTCAACTTCTCAAAATCCACAACCAAACCAAAAGCTCTGTCCTGTAGAAATCAAGTGATGTCTCTCCGAAATTTCAATCCTCTAGAACAGAAAAGTCTATGCAGAGTTGTGGGGTTTATCTCCAGTGTGATTGGACTTATCTGTTATGCGTTTAGTTCCTCTTTCAACCATCTATTTGGAGAGTGGAACTTCTTGAAGATCATCCTTTACACCATGGTAAGCTTCTCTATCAGCGGTATCATGTTATTTCTGAAGAAATGGAAACGTTCCGGTCGTTTCTCGCCGAAAGTTCACGCGGGTGTTCTGGTTTTGTTGCTCACTTCTTTCTACTCTTTCGTGTATGATAAATCTGTGAATGGAAAACCAAACGGATTAAGTTTGATTTCGTGTGGAGCCTTTGCTTTGATGTCTTTGTGTCTTTCAAGGCAGATCGACCTAGGGTTTGAAGCAGATCTCCTCAATTTCTTCCTTGGAAGTCTAACTGTTCAACTCATGGAGATCAATTTGATGCTCTTTATTGTCGCAGCGATCTTGTGCTATTGTTTCATGATTCTTCGTTCTAAAGAGTCTGAGTCTGAGATTGGAACAGTACCAATGGAAGACCACGTGACCATAGAACTTGGTACTGCATATGGTGGAGAAAGAGGAGCCGATGACCAACAAATTCCGTTATTGAGAATGGTAGGAGAAGGGTACAACTGGAAAAAATGTGAAGATAAAACAGGGAAAGGGAATGAAAATCAAGTAAGTTACTATAAATGCACACACCCCAATTGTTATGTGAATAAAAAAGTTGTTAGAACTATAGATGGGAAAATTGTTGAGATACATTACCAGGGTAACCATGCACATTGCAAGCGTCTGAATAACATGAAGAGGAACTCTTCATCTGAATATTTATACTCACTGCTAACTTCAGACTCTGTCACCACTGAATCATTTGCCTCCCAGAGCAACCAACAATTGGATTATGATGTGCACTTCAGGAGAACTCATCAGTATCCACATGAAATATAA
- the LOC137826831 gene encoding glycolipid transfer protein 1-like isoform X2: MEGTVFAPALKELEHVKSEQGEILSKSFLEACKHILPVIDKFGAAMALVKSDIGGNITRLETMYSSNPSRFNYLYSLVQVEIETKTAKSSSSCTNGLLWLTRAMDFLVALFRNLIEHEDWTMSQACTDSYNKTLKKWHGWLASSSFSVVMKLAPGRKKFMEVIGGTGDINADIDKFCTSFSPLLEENHKFLARLGLDDMKAS; this comes from the exons ATGGAGGGGACTGTTTTCGCTCCTGCACTGAAAGAACTTGAGCATGTAAAGTCTGAGCAAGGAGAAATTCTGAGCAAGTCTTTCTTGGAAGCGTGCAAGCACATATTGCCAGTAATAG ATAAGTTTGGAGCTGCTATGGCCCTTGTTAAATCTGACATAGGTGGCAACATAACG AGATTGGAAACTATGTATTCCTCCAATCCATCCAGATTCAACTACCTGTACAGTTTGGTACAGGTGGAGATTGAAACTAAAACTGCTAAATCATCATCTAGTTGCACCAATGGCCTTCTTTGGCTGACAAG AGCAATGGATTTCTTGGTGGCTTTGTTTCGAAACTTAATTGAGCATGAAGATTGGACAATGTCCCAAGCTTGTACAGATTCCTATAACAAGACTCTGAAGAAGTGGCATGGCTGGCTTGCTAGTTCAAGCTTCAGT GTTGTCATGAAGCTTGCTCCTGGTAGGAAGAAGTTCATGGAGGTGATAGGAGGCACCGGCGATATCAATGCTGACATTGATAAATTTTGTACATCCTTTTCTCCTCTACTTGAAGAAAATCACAAGTTTCTG GCTCGTCTTGGCTTGGATGACATGAAAGCATCATAA